Genomic DNA from Paenibacillus borealis:
GTAATGCTTGTCCAGATACTCCAGCACGAAGCTGATAACCGGATCCCGTGTCTCCGAGCCGCTGCGGATGGCCGCAAGCACAGGTGTGAGGAGCCCCGTCAGCCATTCCCGGTATTGACCGGTGGAATAGAAGGCGGCGAATGGCTCACCGGACAGCGCAGAGAGCAGTCCCACTTCAAGCTCCGGCAGATTCTGCTTCATGACCGTTTTGCCTGCCTGCTCTGCAACCCCGCGGGCAAACGTCCGGAAATCCTCCGCGGTGGCATCCTTGTTCCGGAGCTGCTCCAGCTGGCGGTCCACCCAGCCAAGGACCGCTTCCTCGCTGCCGGATTGCAGCAGGTTATGCAGCTCTTCCCCGTAGGTTACCTTCATATGAAACGCTTTGGCCGACGAGGCCCGCGGCTCCACGATAATCTGGGTTTCTCCATTTAGTCTGCGTTCCGTAAGCAGTACCGACAGGTTATGGTAAGCATCGGTAAACGGGGTTTCCCCGGAGTATACCGGACTGACCGCAATGGTGAGGTAGAGGGAATGCTCCTCGGCCAGCAGCTCCTGCAGCGTACCCAGCACCTGAAGAATTCCGCTCTGCGGACCGGGATTGAAGAGCAGCAGCAAGAGCAGATCCTGCTCCGGCTGAAGCACGACGCTCTCGCTCTCTGCCCTGCCCCCGGCGAACAGGCGCTGAATCAGCTGCCACAAGGCCAGCGTGTGCTGCTCAGGCTCCTCCGGCAAGCCGGTGAAGCTGAGCTTGAACAGGATGGACGCGTAAGGCTGCTCGGAATGCAGGGCATCCTCCAGATCGCCGAGCTTAGCGTTCAGCGGAATATTCTTCACTTTATGGGTATATGCATACTGGCGGACCAGCGAATTCTTGTGGTTCAGATCGTTCTGGATGAACCGGTTGTTCTCCAGAATGGAGCTCAGGCGGTCGCCGATGATGGCGAATTCCTTGACACTGCTCAGCTTGCCGGGGCCGCTGCCGGTTGTGCGGTCAAGCGCGGCGATCAGGCGCTGGAGCGGCTGGTTCAGCCTGAAGCTGAACAAGAAGGAGAACAGCAGGCTGACCAGCACTGCGGCAGTGAGCAGTACGGCCAGCAGCAGCCGCATGCCGCGCAGCCCGGTTGCAATGGCAGCAACTTCGGTCACCCTGACATAGGTGAAGCCGGTCTGCGCCCCTTTTTCATAGAAATAATACTGATCCCCGATCCGCTCATGAGAGCTTGTACTCACAGGATACTCCAGAGCCGGCAATGCCTTCTCCGCTGTGGAGAAGAGCAGACGGCCCTGCGCATCCATTATATAGAAGGGATTCTTGCCGGCATCCCCGTAAGCCTTCTCCAGCCGCTGCGGATTCAGCATCACCAGACCGTATACCTCTTCGTAAGGAATGGCTTTGATCAGCACCGGCATCAGCTGTCCGAGCGGACGCGTGGAGTTCATCGTAGTCTCTGTAAAGGAGGCGGCAGGCATCACCTTCAGATATTGGTTGTCCATGGTCTGGCTGCGCCAGAAGTCTGCCGTATACTCCTGGCTGTAATAATATTTGCCGAACATGTCGCTGGTGCTGCTAAGCCCTTCTTTTTCCAGTACATAATCCTCCGCCTTGAAGTACAGAATGAAATTCTCAATATGCAGAAAAGGATTACCATACAGCGTCATCAGATCCGACTTGACCTCGCTGAGAATATCGTAACGCCGGTTCTCCTTCAGATGGCTGAGAATGCCCAGATTGGCTGTCCACGTATCCGACTGGGTAAGTGCCA
This window encodes:
- a CDS encoding helix-turn-helix domain-containing protein, with translation MKRPLTSQFARNGLFVRLMLSFLSIILLLASFNLFSHLYLSGKVYQEVVRQNEQALNQTVEGYENHFRLTQNMILALTQSDTWTANLGILSHLKENRRYDILSEVKSDLMTLYGNPFLHIENFILYFKAEDYVLEKEGLSSTSDMFGKYYYSQEYTADFWRSQTMDNQYLKVMPAASFTETTMNSTRPLGQLMPVLIKAIPYEEVYGLVMLNPQRLEKAYGDAGKNPFYIMDAQGRLLFSTAEKALPALEYPVSTSSHERIGDQYYFYEKGAQTGFTYVRVTEVAAIATGLRGMRLLLAVLLTAAVLVSLLFSFLFSFRLNQPLQRLIAALDRTTGSGPGKLSSVKEFAIIGDRLSSILENNRFIQNDLNHKNSLVRQYAYTHKVKNIPLNAKLGDLEDALHSEQPYASILFKLSFTGLPEEPEQHTLALWQLIQRLFAGGRAESESVVLQPEQDLLLLLLFNPGPQSGILQVLGTLQELLAEEHSLYLTIAVSPVYSGETPFTDAYHNLSVLLTERRLNGETQIIVEPRASSAKAFHMKVTYGEELHNLLQSGSEEAVLGWVDRQLEQLRNKDATAEDFRTFARGVAEQAGKTVMKQNLPELEVGLLSALSGEPFAAFYSTGQYREWLTGLLTPVLAAIRSGSETRDPVISFVLEYLDKHYGEDINLNIVADKLNLTSGYLSSIFKEKTGINFSEYLNTLRIERAKELLMNIDQRIQDIALQVGYQNVNSFIRMFKRSSGLTPGEYRKRYVGEDHS